Proteins co-encoded in one Arachis hypogaea cultivar Tifrunner chromosome 11, arahy.Tifrunner.gnm2.J5K5, whole genome shotgun sequence genomic window:
- the LOC112720840 gene encoding oxysterol-binding protein-related protein 2A isoform X2, producing MLSEFNELQGQLKILCQERLNLLDTIRQLEAANIEPEASAIHDGEYQLTKNGFSSLGRAKYSECSTTESSDDIEKQELEEVSDEDEISYYDTREYFTEPGFRCGSIGTLDQVNGSKEANTECIDMENISIEKAINSFRYPHIVRRKKLPDPVEKEKGVSLWSMIKDNVGKDLTRVCLPVYFNEPISSLQKCFEDLEYSYLLDRAYEYGKSGNSLLRALNVAAFAVSGYASSEGRHCKPFNPLLGETYEADFPDKGLRFFSEKVSHHPTVVACHCEGRGWKFWADSNIRSKFWGRSIQLDPVGVLTLQFDDGETFHWSKVTTTIYNLILGKIYCDHHGNMDIRGNRQYSIRLKFKEQTILDRNPHQVNGFVEDLRGKKVATLFGKWDDSMYYVNGDVNVKPKGFNSSDSTLLWKRVMPPTNLTRYNLTSFAITLNELTPGLKEKLPPTDSRLRPDQRHLENGEYEKANMEKQRLEKRQRMSRKIQESGWKPKWFHQEGENGTFRYIGGYWETRAQGKWDGCPDIFGEFNEVTGEPLDAS from the exons ATGCTCTCCGAGTTCAACGAGTTACAAGGGCAGCTTAAAATCCTGTGCCAAGAGAGATTGAACTTGCTTGATACAATAAGGCAGTTGGAG GCAGCTAATATTGAACCTGAGGCCTCTGCCATACATGATGGTGAATACCAATTGACAAAGAATGGATTTTCAAGTCTAGGACGCGCAAAATATAGCG AATGCAGTACAACTGAATCGTCTGATGATATCGAGAAGCAGGAGTTGGAGGAAGTGTCAGATGAAGATGAAATCTCATATTATGATACTAGAGAGTATTTTACAGAACCTGGTTTTAGGTGTGGGTCAATAGGAACTTTGGACCAAGTGAACGGGTCTAAAGAAGCAAACACAGAATGTATTGATATGGAAAACATTAGTATTGAGAAGGCAATCAATAGTTTCAGATACCCTCACATAGTTAGGAGGAAAAAGCTTCCAGATCCTGTTGAGAAAGAGAAGGGCGTAAGTTTATGGTCAATGATCAAAGACAATGTGGGCAAAGATCTCACACGAGTTTGTCTTCCTGTGTACTTTAATGAACCAATATCGTCACTTCAGAAGTGTTTCGAGGACTTGGAGTACTCTTACCTTCTGGACCGAGCTTATGAATATGGAAAATCA GGAAACAGTCTCCTTAGGGCACTGAATGTTGCCGCATTTGCAGTTTCTGGATATGCCTCATCTGAAGGGCGTCATTGTAAACCCTTTAATCCTTTGTTAGGGGAAACTTATGAGGCTGACTTTCCTGACAAAGGACTTCGCTTCTTTTCTGAGAAG GTTAGCCACCATCCAACTGTAGTTGCGTGCCACTGTGAAGGTAGAGGATGGAAGTTTTGGGCTGACAGCAACATCCGTTCAAAGTTTTGGGGAAGGTCCATTCAACTTGACCCGGTGGGAGTTCTTACCCTTCAGTTTGATGACGGTGAAACATTTCACTGGAGCAAG GTGACGACAACAATTTATAATCTTATCCTTGGAAAAATATATTGTGATCATCATGGGAACATGGACATTCGTGGCAATCGCCAGTATTCAATCAGACTCAAGTTCAAAGAACAGACGATTCTGGACCGAAATCCTCATCAG GTGAATGGATTTGTTGAAGATTTAAGGGGGAAAAAAGTTGCCACATTATTTGGCAAGTGGGATGACAGCATGTACTATGTTAATGGTGATGTGAATGTGAAGCCAAAAGGTTTCAATTCGTCAGATTCAACCTTGTTGTGGAAAAGGGTTATGCCACCCACTAATCTCACTCGGTACAATTTGACATCATTTGCCATCACACTCAACGAGCTTACACCAGGACTCAAG GAGAAACTCCCGCCCACTGATTCCAGGCTGAGGCCAGATCAGCGGCATCTAGAGAATGGGGAATACGAGAAGGCTAATATGGAGAAACAAAGATTGGAAAAGAGGCAAAGAATG TCACGAAAAATACAAGAAAGTGGTTGGAAGCCGAAATGGTTCCACCAAGAAGGTGAAAATGGAACATTTCGATATATTGGCGGGTATTGGGAAACGAGAGCTCAAGGAAAATGGGATGGATGCCCAGATATATTTGGTGAATTTAATGAAGTCACTGGGGAACCATTGGATGCGTCTTGA
- the LOC112720840 gene encoding oxysterol-binding protein-related protein 2A isoform X1: MRVKEMHPLCCISLESPGIGGGGDSPEAADAAALSRTRSLPASFAAAGGGSDGGGCCGPEETVAGVLYKWTNYGKGWRSRWFVLRNGVLSYAKIRWPEYLNLLPRLDDVHLIGEVSANRLARFDRGAAAASSIRRKSHKPPSSSGVVHLKISSFRESKSDDRRFYIFTATKTLHLRTDSRRDRVAWIQALVSTRGLYPSLRPLISDHIISSLAPNHVSVSTERLKKRLLEEGTSETLVKDCEQIMLSEFNELQGQLKILCQERLNLLDTIRQLEAANIEPEASAIHDGEYQLTKNGFSSLGRAKYSECSTTESSDDIEKQELEEVSDEDEISYYDTREYFTEPGFRCGSIGTLDQVNGSKEANTECIDMENISIEKAINSFRYPHIVRRKKLPDPVEKEKGVSLWSMIKDNVGKDLTRVCLPVYFNEPISSLQKCFEDLEYSYLLDRAYEYGKSGNSLLRALNVAAFAVSGYASSEGRHCKPFNPLLGETYEADFPDKGLRFFSEKVSHHPTVVACHCEGRGWKFWADSNIRSKFWGRSIQLDPVGVLTLQFDDGETFHWSKVTTTIYNLILGKIYCDHHGNMDIRGNRQYSIRLKFKEQTILDRNPHQVNGFVEDLRGKKVATLFGKWDDSMYYVNGDVNVKPKGFNSSDSTLLWKRVMPPTNLTRYNLTSFAITLNELTPGLKEKLPPTDSRLRPDQRHLENGEYEKANMEKQRLEKRQRMSRKIQESGWKPKWFHQEGENGTFRYIGGYWETRAQGKWDGCPDIFGEFNEVTGEPLDAS; encoded by the exons ATGCGAGTGAAGGAAATGCACCCGTTGTGTTGCATCTCGCTGGAGAGTCCAGGGATCGGTGGCGGAGGTGACTCGCCGGAGGCGGCAGACGCGGCGGCGCTGTCGAGGACCAGGAGTCTGCCGGCGAGTTTCGCAGCGGCGGGTGGCGGATCTGATGGAGGAGGATGTTGTGGACCGGAGGAGACGGTGGCGGGAGTACTGTACAAATGGACGAATTACGGCAAGGGCTGGAGATCCCGGTGGTTCGTCCTCCGCAACGGCGTCCTCTCCTACGCTAAGATCCGGTGGCCTGAGTATCTCAACCTCCTCCCTCGTCTTGACGACGTCCACCTCATCGGCGAAGTCTCCGCCAACCGCCTCGCTCGCTTCGACCGCGGTGCCGCCGCTGCTTCCTCCATCCGCCGCAAGAGCCACAAACCTCCCTCTTCCTCCGGCGTTGTCCATCTcaag ATCTCGTCATTTAGAGAGAGTAAGTCAGATGATAGGAGGTTCTATATATTTACAGCAACGAAGACTCTCCATCTGAGAACCGATTCGAGGAGGGACCGTGTGGCTTGGATACAGGCTTTGGTGTCAACCCGTGgcttgtatccatcacttagACCACTCATTAGTGATCACATCATATCTTCTCTCGCACCAAACCATGTGTCTGTGTCGACCGAGAGGCTCAAGAAACGGTTGCTTGAAGAAGGTACCAGTGAGACCCTCGTGAAGGACTGTGAGCAAATCATGCTCTCCGAGTTCAACGAGTTACAAGGGCAGCTTAAAATCCTGTGCCAAGAGAGATTGAACTTGCTTGATACAATAAGGCAGTTGGAG GCAGCTAATATTGAACCTGAGGCCTCTGCCATACATGATGGTGAATACCAATTGACAAAGAATGGATTTTCAAGTCTAGGACGCGCAAAATATAGCG AATGCAGTACAACTGAATCGTCTGATGATATCGAGAAGCAGGAGTTGGAGGAAGTGTCAGATGAAGATGAAATCTCATATTATGATACTAGAGAGTATTTTACAGAACCTGGTTTTAGGTGTGGGTCAATAGGAACTTTGGACCAAGTGAACGGGTCTAAAGAAGCAAACACAGAATGTATTGATATGGAAAACATTAGTATTGAGAAGGCAATCAATAGTTTCAGATACCCTCACATAGTTAGGAGGAAAAAGCTTCCAGATCCTGTTGAGAAAGAGAAGGGCGTAAGTTTATGGTCAATGATCAAAGACAATGTGGGCAAAGATCTCACACGAGTTTGTCTTCCTGTGTACTTTAATGAACCAATATCGTCACTTCAGAAGTGTTTCGAGGACTTGGAGTACTCTTACCTTCTGGACCGAGCTTATGAATATGGAAAATCA GGAAACAGTCTCCTTAGGGCACTGAATGTTGCCGCATTTGCAGTTTCTGGATATGCCTCATCTGAAGGGCGTCATTGTAAACCCTTTAATCCTTTGTTAGGGGAAACTTATGAGGCTGACTTTCCTGACAAAGGACTTCGCTTCTTTTCTGAGAAG GTTAGCCACCATCCAACTGTAGTTGCGTGCCACTGTGAAGGTAGAGGATGGAAGTTTTGGGCTGACAGCAACATCCGTTCAAAGTTTTGGGGAAGGTCCATTCAACTTGACCCGGTGGGAGTTCTTACCCTTCAGTTTGATGACGGTGAAACATTTCACTGGAGCAAG GTGACGACAACAATTTATAATCTTATCCTTGGAAAAATATATTGTGATCATCATGGGAACATGGACATTCGTGGCAATCGCCAGTATTCAATCAGACTCAAGTTCAAAGAACAGACGATTCTGGACCGAAATCCTCATCAG GTGAATGGATTTGTTGAAGATTTAAGGGGGAAAAAAGTTGCCACATTATTTGGCAAGTGGGATGACAGCATGTACTATGTTAATGGTGATGTGAATGTGAAGCCAAAAGGTTTCAATTCGTCAGATTCAACCTTGTTGTGGAAAAGGGTTATGCCACCCACTAATCTCACTCGGTACAATTTGACATCATTTGCCATCACACTCAACGAGCTTACACCAGGACTCAAG GAGAAACTCCCGCCCACTGATTCCAGGCTGAGGCCAGATCAGCGGCATCTAGAGAATGGGGAATACGAGAAGGCTAATATGGAGAAACAAAGATTGGAAAAGAGGCAAAGAATG TCACGAAAAATACAAGAAAGTGGTTGGAAGCCGAAATGGTTCCACCAAGAAGGTGAAAATGGAACATTTCGATATATTGGCGGGTATTGGGAAACGAGAGCTCAAGGAAAATGGGATGGATGCCCAGATATATTTGGTGAATTTAATGAAGTCACTGGGGAACCATTGGATGCGTCTTGA